In the Syngnathus scovelli strain Florida chromosome 16, RoL_Ssco_1.2, whole genome shotgun sequence genome, one interval contains:
- the ppfia3 gene encoding liprin-alpha-3, protein MMCEVMPTISEDGRGGGGGGSSSPAGSGSGLGGGIGGGMGGYGSRDPRGGGDEGGSTGNLESLMVNMLTERERLLESLRETQDSLGTAHLRLRELGHEKESLQRQLSIALPQEFAVLTKELNLCREQLLEREEEIAELKAERNNTRLLLEHLECLVSRHERSLRMTVVKRQAQSPAGVSSEVEVLKALKSLFEHHKALDEKVRERLRVALERVATLEDELQSSSQEVVSLREQIKRRQQGLDKERLPNGPSSILDDSEVDRQRESEIERQRSELGQLKERLALMCRQVGEIEEQLTSARRELTRSEEANHKLQRDVKEALCQREDMEERITTLERRYLSAQREATSLHDIKDKLENELASKESLHRQSEEKNRQLQERLDDAKQKLQQTLQRAETLPEIEAQLAQRVAALNKAEERHGNFEERLRQMEAQLEEKNQELQRARQRERMNDEHNKRLSDTVDKLLSESNERLQLHLKERMAALEEKNALSEELSNMKKIQDDLLANKDQLIAELERLQLELDQLRARPGGSYSSRSLPGSALELRYSHGGGSLPMGSTTHLDTFGNTSLVGRRSLRARWSSAREDSTKYTDWETGALLGSGYDHGVDVVCSDDEDDGDHRFGSELLSPSGQTDVQTLAIMLQEQLEAINKEIKLIQEEKENTELRAEEIESRVSSVALDSPPIPPSSLGRDGAGRGFIPSSITSSTLASPSPPSSGHSTPRLPHSPARENDRQNNKDDERTLALLDSTPPPTPRALRLDRMTLTHPGALLDDPREFRSLSADGSSSNSSQDSLHKASKKKSIKSSIGRLFGKKEKGRMGQPGRDGSASLASTPSEDLAAGDPMGMNKTGTLGPADKDRRSKKKHELLEEACRQGLPFASWDGPTVVSWLELWVGMPAWYVAACRANVKSGAIMANLSDTEIQREIGISNPLHRLKLRLAIQEMVSLTSPSAPASTRSSTSNVWMTHAEMESLNAAIKPPELKEFSWDQILAYGDMNHEWVGNDWLPSLGLPQYRSYFMESLVDARMLDHLTKKELRGQLKMVDSFHRVSLHYGIMCLKRLNYDRKELERRREDSAHHNKDVMVWSNERVMCWVQTLGLKEYADNLRESGVHGALLALDDTFDYTDLALLLQIPNQNTQARQLLEQEYNSLISMGTERRPDEDGTKTFTRSPSWRKMFREKDLRGVTSDSAETLPANFRASAIATPSVTLRKVQSDASSSARGESASVRTYSC, encoded by the exons ATGATGTGCGAGGTGATGCCCACCATCTCGGAGGACGGGCGCGGCGGGGGCGGCGGTGGCTCGTCCTCGCCGGCGGGATCCGGCAGCGGCCTCGGTGGAGGTATTGGAGGTGGCATGGGCGGCTATGGCAGCCGGGACCCCCGTGGCGGTGGGGATGAAGGGGGCAGTACGGGCAACCTGGAGTCGTTGATGGTCAACATGCTGACGGAGCGAGAGAGGCTGTTGGAGAGTCTGAGGGAGACCCAGGACAGCCTGGGAACGGCCCACCTGCGACTACGAGAGCTCGGGCATGAGAAGGAGTCGCTACAAAGGCAGCTGTCCATCGCGTTGCCGCAG GAATTTGCGGTGCTGACCAAAGAGCTGAACCTGTGTCGCGAGCAGCTTCTGGAACGGgaagaggagatcgcagagctcaAAGCCGAGCGCAACAACACACGA TTGCTTCTGGAGCACCTGGAGTGTTTGGTGTCACGTCACGAGCGCAGCTTGAGGATGACGGTCGTGAAGCGTCAGGCGCAGTCGCCTGCGGGGGTCTCCAGCGAGGTGGAGGTGCTCAAGGCCCTCAAGTCCCTGTTCGAGCACCACAAGGCCCTGGACGAGAAGGTCCGCGAGAGGCTGCGCGTGGCCCTGGAGCGGGTGGCCACGCTGGAGGACGAGCTGCAGTCGTCCTCGCAGGAA GTGGTCTCTCTACGCGAGCAAATCAAACGACGACAGCAGGGACTCGATAAAGAG CGGCTTCCCAACGGGCCGTCGTCCATCTTGGATGACAGCGAGGTGGACCGGCAGCGCGAAAGTGAGATCGAAAGACAGCGATCTGAGTTGGGGCAGCTCAAGGAGAGGCTGGCGCTCATGTGCAGACAG GTTGGCGAGATCGAGGAGCAGCTGACGTCTGCCAGGAGAGAACTGACGCGATCGGAGGAAGCCAACCACAAACTGCAACGAGACGTTAAGGAG GCCCTGTGTCAGCGAGAAGACATGGAGGAGCGAATCACCACACTGGAGCGCAG GTACCTGAGTGCCCAGCGGGAGGCGACATCTCTCCACGATATCAAAGACAAGCTGGAGAACGAGCTGGCCAGCAAAGAGTCTCTCCACCGTCAG AGCGAGGAGAAGAACCGTCAGCTTCAGGAGCGGCTGGACGACGCCAAGCAGAAGCTGCAGCAAACCTTGCAGAGGGCCGAGACACTGCCCGAGATCGAAGCGCAGCTGGCGCAGAGGGTGGCCGCCCTCAACAAG gCCGAGGAGCGCCACGGCAACTTTGAGGAGCGACTACGGCAGATGGAGGCGcaactggaggagaagaaccaaGAGCTGCAGAGG GCCAGGCAGCGTGAGAGGATGAACGACGAGCACAACAAACGTCTCTCGGACACAGTTGATAAGCTGCTGTCCGAGTCCAACGAGAGGCTACAGCTGCACCTCAAAGAGAGGATGGCCGCGCTGGAGGAGAAG AACGCTCTTTCTGAGGAGCTGTCCAACATGAAGAAGATTCAGGATGATCTTCTGGCAAACAAG GACCAGCTCATTGCAGAGCTGGAACGCCTTCAGCTTGAACTCGATCAACTGAGAGCCAGGCCCGGAGGCTCTTATTCcag TCGTTCTTTGCCTGGCAGCGCTCTGGAGCTGAGGTACTCCCACGGGGGTGGCTCCCTCCCCATGGGCTCCACCACTCACCTGGATACCTTCGGAAACACATCCTTGGTCGGCAGGCGAAGCCTCCGAGCCCGATGGAGCTCCGCCAGGGAGGACTCCACCAAG TACACAGACTGGGAGACGGGGGCGCTGCTGGGGTCCGGCTACGACCACGGTGTGGACGTGGTGTGCTCAGACGATGAGGACGACGGAGACCATCGCTTCGGGTCCGAGCTGCTGTCACCCAGCGGACAGACAGATGTACAGACGCTGGCCATCATGTTGCAGGAACAGCTAGAGGCTATCAATAAGGAGATCAA ACTGATccaggaggagaaggagaacaCGGAGCTGCGGGCCGAGGAGATCGAGAGCCGCGTCAGCAGCGTGGCCTTGGACAGTCCACCTATCCCGCCCTCCTCACTGGGCAGGGACGGTGCCGGGCGAGGCTTCATCCCGTCCTCCATCACCTCTTCCACCCTGGCCTCGCCATCGCCACCCAGTTCGGGGCACTCTACCCCACGCCTTCCCCACTCGCCGGCCCGCGAGAACGACAGACAG AACAACAAAGACGACGAGCGCACTCTGGCCCTCCTCGACTCCACGCCGCCACCCACGCCGCGGGCCCTACGCCTGGACAGGATGACCCTCACCCACCCGGGGGCCCTGCTGGATGACCCTCGTGAGTTCCGCAG CCTGTCAGCAGATGGCAGTAGCTCCAACAGTAGCCAGGACTCCCTGCACAAGGCCAGCAAGAAGAAGAGCATCAAGTCTTCCATTGGACGACTTTTTGGCAAGAAGGAAAAGGGCAGGATGGGACAGCCTGGAAGAGACGGCTCAGCCTCACTCG CCTCGACGCCTTCTGAAGACCTGGCTGCCGGAGACCCCATGGGCATGAACAAGACCGGGACTTTGGGACCGGCGGACAAAGACCGGCGCAGCAAGAAAAA GCACGAGCTTTTAGAAGAAGCGTGTCGCCAAGGTTTGCCTTTCGCATCCTGGGACGGTCCCACCGTGGTGTCATGGCTGGAG CTGTGGGTGGGCATGCCTGCCTGGTACGTGGCAGCCTGCCGGGCCAACGTGAAGAGCGGCGCCATCATGGCCAACCTGTCGGACACGGAGATCCAGCGTGAGATCGGCATCAGCAACCCGCTGCACCGCCTCAAGCTGAGGCTCGCCATCCAGGAGATGGTGTCTCTCACCAGCCCCTCGGCCCCCGCCAGCACACGCTCG TCGACCAGTAACGTCTGGATGACCCATGCCGAGATGGAGTCCTTGAACGCAGCAATCAAGCCGCCG GAGCTGAAGGAGTTCAGCTGGGATCAG ATCCTTGCTTATGGCGATATGAATCACGAGTGGGTGGGCAATGACTGGCTGCCCAGTCTGGGCCTGCCGCAGTACCGCAGCTACTTTATGGAGTCGCTGGTGGACGCCCGTATGCTGGACCACCTCACCAAGAAGGAGCTGAGAGGGCAGCTCAAGATGGTGGACAGCTTCCACAG GGTGAGTTTGCATTACGGCATCATGTGCCTCAAGCGCCTCAACTACGACCGCAAGGAGCTGGAGAGGCGGCGGGAAGACAGTGCGCACCACAACAAAG ATGTGATGGTTTGGTCAAACGAGCGCGTGATGTGCTGGGTGCAGACGTTGGGCCTGAAGGAATACGCCGACAACCTTCGCGAGAGCGGCGTCCACGGCGCCCTGCTGGCCCTCGACGACACCTTCGACTACACCGATCTGGCGCTGCTGCTGCAGATACCCAATCAGAACACACAG GCCCGCCAACTCTTGGAGCAAGAGTACAACTCGCTCATCTCCATGGGAACCGAGAGACGGCCTGATGAA GACGGCACCAAGACGTTCACGCGCTCTCCATCGTGGCGCAAAATGTTCCGCGAGAAGGACCTGCGGGGCGTCACCTCGGACTCGGCCGAGACCCTGCCTGCTAATTTCCGTGCCTCCGCCATTGCCACGCCCTCCGTCACCCTCAGGAAGGTCCAGAGCGACG CCAGCTCCAGTGCCCGGGGTGAATCTGCCTCCGTGAGGACGTACTCGTGTTGA